ATATGTTGATAAATTTACCAGGAATATTATTGACCTATTAATAGTATTCGGAGGCGATGGAACTATGTTAATGGCAGCGAAACTGGTAATTGAAGAAGACATACCTATAATAGGATTTAATTTTGGAAAACTTGGCTTCCTTTCTGAATGTAAAAAAGATGAATTTGATTCGGTTATCAATAGTATTGTTAATAATGATTATGCTATTGAAAAAAGACTTGCACTCCTTTGCCATCTAAAAAAGGAGAAAAGTTATAAGTATTATGCAATTAATGATTGTGTTATTTATAAAGGTGACTATCCAAAATTAATTAATATTGAAGTCTACAAAGGTAATGAATTCGTTTATATGATCCGTGCTGATGGCGTAATCGTTGCTACTCCAAATGGGTCAACTGCATATTCGCTATCAGCCGGTGGACCTATTGTTTACCCTGAGAGTGATGTGATAGTTTTAACACCAATTAATCCTCACAATCTTTTTCTTAGACCAATTGTATTTCCAGCTTGCTCAAAATTAAATATCGTTTTAAAAGATAATGTGGTTGGAGTCCATCTTAATATAGATGGAAAAGACATTAATAATATAACTGCTAATAATAATATTCATATAGAAAAATCATCATCTTATTCAAAATTTATAAAGTTAACAAACAAAAACTTCTGCAAGATTTTACGGGAGAAATTTATCTTAAAGAATAAATTCTAACTATGTATTCAAGCAAAAAAAGATTCGCTTCAGCTGATTTTGATACTAAAACATTCATAACAGTTCCAAATATTATTACTATGGTTCGTCTTATTATATTGCCTTTTATACTTATTTTACTTAACAAAGGATATGATATTTGGGCGGTTGCTCTGATTATTTTTTGTGGTTTTACTGATGTCCTTGATGGTTTTCTTGCAAAAGTCCTAAATCAAGCTACTGCAATTGGCAAAATTCTTGACCCTGTTGTTGACAAAATTTTTTATCTCGCCATTTTAGTCTTCCTAATGTCTGAGAGAGGTTTTCCTTTATTTGCATTCATAATCATTGTTGTTCTTGAGGTTTTTATTCTTGCCGGTGGGTATATATTAATATCTAAGTACAAAATTATTCCAAGTTCTAGTATCTTTGGAAAATTTGCAGTTTGCCTAATCAGCCTTTCAGTTTTTCTTTATATTATAAATATAAAGTTTTTTAAAGTAAATATTATATTTGAGTTGTCTTTACAACAAATTATTCTAATATTAAGTATTATAATACTATTTTTTGCAACATTAATTTATGGACTTGCTGCAAAAGCAGAAATTAAAAAATTAAAAATAGATGACTGACATTTTTGAGTTGTCTCAATTGGAGGTATGTATATGGCTTCGTTATACATCACAAGAAGAATAAGGACCCTTCTAATTTTTGTTGTAATTATGGCTTCTTTGATTATTGCATTTAGTAGATCTAAAATTCTTAAAACTTTTTTTAAGCCTGAAAAAACTACTATAGCGAGTACACCAGAAGAAGCTACAGAGCAATTTGAAAGTTATATGTATTATACTAAAATTGATTTTAAATTTGTTACCGAAGATATCCGTGAAAAAGATAATGAGGTGAGCAGAATTCTTAAAAATACTGACTTTAATGAAATATATTCTAAATCAACAAAAAATAATAATATTACTAAAATTATACAACTCCCTATTGATAGTTATAGAAATGTAATGAATAAGCTTAAGCAATTACCTGATTTGGAATTTGCTGAATTGAAAAAATCTGAAGAAACTGCTTCAATTGAACAGTTAAGAAAGAGATTACAAGAAGAAGAGAATAACAAAAGACAGATTAGAACAGAACAGTATATAAATGAAGAAAAGCGATGGGAAGATTTAAAGAAAAAAGATGATATTATCGCTTCTCTGAATAATGAAATAATTGAAAAAGAAAAAAGTCAGAAGTATGTTTTAGCCAAAATTGATATTTCTAAAATCTTATCAGGAGATGTTGGGAAATCACTAGAAATTTTCGGAATCACTTTTATTGAATCTCTTGTATTTATCACCATCGGGCTTTTTGTATGTTATCTAATAATAATTGGATTAACAAGGCTTTTCGTTATTCTTGGTATAAAAACTAGATATGGGTCTTCATCAAGATATGGACAATATGGGAGATATGGAAGTAGTTCTTATGGGTATGGTGATTATAATTATGGTTATGGCGAGAAACGAATAAAGAGAAAATATATAAGAAAACCAAAGCAGAAGGATAAAAATTCAGAACCTGATAAAAATCATAAAACAGATGCTAAATAGATAAATTAAATTATGCTATCATACTGGCTACTATGGATTGTTTTGGGACTTATTCTTATTTTTATTGAAATTTTTACTCATAAATTTATCTTCTTTAGTATTGGACTTTCAGCAATAATTACTGGAATATTTAATATTTTAGGGATGGAAAAATTTATTATTCTGTTAATAGTTTTTTTGTTGCTAACAGTTTTTAATATTCTTTTTCTAAGAAAAATTGTTTCAAAATATCTCATCAAGCATAAATAATTATGATTTTATTTAAATTGTTTACAAAGATTTTCGGTCTTGGCCAGTTCCCCGACAGGCGCCCAGACGGAAAGGATAAAAATTTTCAGCTAATATCTTATTTTAAATTATATTGTTAATGGAAGGAGTGTAATGCCAGAGCATAAATCTTGCGAGAAAAAACTTAGAGCAGATGCGAAAAAGAGAGATAACAACAGATATGTTAAGAAAACAATTAAAACATTTGTGAAAAAGCTAAAAAACGCCAGCAGTAAAGAAGAGATAAAAAAGATGTTGCCCGAAGTCTATTCAGTATTAGACAAGGCTGTTAAAAAAGGTGTGATTCACAAAAACAGTGCTGCTCGTCGCAAATCTCGTTTAGCAAATTTCGCAAATAAGTTTATGGATTAAATTCATATCTTGAAAATTATATTTATTTTTTGAAATTAATTCTACATTTTGAGAAAAAAATTATTTGCCTTGCTATTGTCAAGTCAAGCGTGTTCTCATTCCCAATCTCCTGATTGGGAATGCAATAACCCTGTTTGGTGGATACGTCATTTGATATTTGACTTGACAATAGTATTTATTCTTTTGTTTGTATTTACTACAAATGTAAGTGCAGATAAAAATCCAATAGCAATCTTAGAATCAAATTTTGACTTTCTTATTCTGCAATTTGATTTAGGTGAATACCAAATTGACCATTTTAATAATTTTACTGTTATAGAAGGAGCACATTTTTCATATAACTATAAAGAAGGAGCAGCCAAACTTCCTGAATTAAGTTTTATTATTGGAATTCCATCTAAAGGGAATATATCATTCAAAACATTTGATAAAAAAACTTCAGAAATTCCTCTTAAAAATCCTATATTGCCATATCCAAAATATGTTCAAGAAATTGGTGAAGAAACTTGTCGTATGATTTATGAAATTCAACCAGAAATATATTATAACTCACTTTCACCAAGAGATATTGTTTTAACCCAGCCATATATCTGGAGAAATCAAAGGGTTGTTAAGCTAATAATTCATCCTTTTCGGGCTGAGAATAACCAGCTTATTATAACCTCAGAATTTAGGATAAGAATAGATTTTGGAGGAAGTGGTCACATAAAATCAGAATTTAAAGATAAGAACTTTGAAAATGTTTTCAGAAATAAGATTATAAACTTTGATATTGCAAAAAATTGGTCAATTAGTCAAAAAAGAGAGATTCCAGACAATCCATTCTCTAATTATAGATGGTTTAAAATACCCATTACTCAGGATGGAATTTATAAGATTACAAAAAGTCAATTAGTTGATTTTGATATTGCAGATGAGGAAAATTTACATGCTGAATATGTAAGAATATTTAATGGCGGAGGTTGCTCATTAGATAGAAATAGTTATACAGGACCATCAGATTTAAGAGAAATTCCGGTTTTTTTATCACAATCTGGAGATGATTTCTCAATATATTTCTATGCACGTGATACAAATGGTAATGAGATGAATCCAAATTACAATGGGGGTGGATACAATCAACACTTTAATCCCTACACTGGGGAAAATATTTATTGGCTTACATACATTACTGATTTAGGTGTTACGGTAAATAATCCATCATTACATAAGACTATTTTACAAAGAAGAAATCCCAAAGAAACATTAAATATTTACCATTATAAAGAACATTTTGAAGAGGAAGAGTTAAGATTGGAACCGAATGGAATAAAATGGTTTTGGTATAATTTTCCAGGAACTGGAAGTAACATAAAAAGTTTTGAATTTTTTGTTTCAAACTTAGTTCAAAATGGAAATCAAAAGATTATGTTGAAATTTAATTCAAGGCCAGATAATACATTATCAAAGTTCTATCTAAATAATAATGAGATTCACCCTTACATTTTGAGTAGTAGTGTTTGGTTTAGTGGAGACCTTTTTAAAAATGGTAATAATAGACTGGATATTCAAGCTTATTCCTCCGGATCACAGACGCTCTCTTTTAATTTTTACGAAGTAGAATATGATAAAAACCTATCTTTGGAAAATAATCGAGTATCATTTTCCCTACCAGAAATTAATACATTGTATAATATTGAGATAAGAAATGTCCGAAATAGTGAGTTGCAAATCTTTAAGGTCTATGATTTTGATAATGTAGAGAGAATTGATAGCTTATATTTTGAAAATAATAAAGTATATTTTACAGATTCTATAAATAATAAGGATATAAAATATTTTGCTGTTTGTCAAGATGGATACATATCTCCTTCTCAGATTATTGAAAAGTATGTGCCAAAAGTTTATTACTCATATAATGAAAATGGTCAGATAATTGAAGAAAATGATAAGGAATGCTATTTACGAAATAATATTAAACTTGCAAATACAGATCTTATTATTATCTGTCCTGAAGAATATTATGAAAAATCAAAAGAATTAGCTAACTTTCATAGTGAAATTGATAGCATGACTGTTCTAGTTACAAAATTAAATGATGTATACGATGAATTTTCATGGGGCTTACCAGATGTGGTCGCTATTAGATACTTCTTACACTATGCATTTGATTATTATGGGGTTGATTCTGGGCATAAGGTTTCTTATGTAATTTTAGTTGGAGACGGCACTAACGATTTTAGAAATTATGATTCCATAACTGGTGATAAAAATAAAATTCTCCCCTTTATCAAAGGAACTACTCCATTGGATGAGAATTATGTGTGTTTCAATTCAAGTAATCCCGAAATGATGATTGGAAGAATTCCTTGTCAAACAATAACAGAATTAGAAATAGTTATTGATAAAATAATTAACTATACAACAAATCCTAATTATGGCTTCTGGAGAAGTCGTGTAATGATTTCTGCAGACGATGTTCTTCAACATGGGGATAATGACCAACCTCAACATACAAATACTGCCGAGTGCTCACTTGCTGTGTTCATTGATGACAATGTTGAACTTATAAAGATTTATGGTATTGATTATCCACTTGATGAATTAAGCAACAAACCGGAAGCAAATGAAGCTATAATTAAGACTATAAATAATGGAGTTGCAATATTCGTTTATATCGGTCATGGAGGTTATGATGTCCTTGGGGATGAGGATTATTTCCGTTCCAGTGATATCTCAAAACTTAATAATTCTGATATGCTGCCATTTTTCTATGCAGGTTCATGTAATGTTGGTCATTTTGATTCTAATACTTTTGAATCAATGGCTGAAAAGATGCTTCTTGCAAAGGATAGAGGAGCAATTGCTTCATATGCATCTTCTCGCAGTGGTGGCTATGGTCCTTACGGGATTGTTTCAAAATTAGTTAATGAAGCAGACAGAGAAAGACGAATTGGTGAAATAATAAGTACATACAGTTCTAGTACTTATAACCTTTTCGGAGATCCTGCTCTCAGGTTGGTTATACCACCATCTGCCGGTGATATAACAATTGCAGATAATTATCCAGACTCTCTAAAAGCAAGACAAACTGCAACACTTATTGGAAATATAACTGATGCAGATAATCGGTATGAACAAATCTTTGCTGTGGTTTATGATACGGATTATCAAACTACCTATTATTATGTTGAGCCTGATGGGGACCAAAAATATATTGACTATTATAAAAAGGGTAAACCAATATTCAAAGGACCCATTTCTTGTTCTCAGGATACATTTTCTTTAAGATTTATCGTTCCAGACGATATTTATGGAAGCTCTAAAGGTCATATTCTTGCATATGCGGTTAATACTGATAAAACTAAAGAC
This sequence is a window from Candidatus Cloacimonadota bacterium. Protein-coding genes within it:
- a CDS encoding NAD(+)/NADH kinase → MKNIGIFYNPLNYKNGAYLNEKIFALKKQNLNVFLLARQHRTELNSVKYVDKFTRNIIDLLIVFGGDGTMLMAAKLVIEEDIPIIGFNFGKLGFLSECKKDEFDSVINSIVNNDYAIEKRLALLCHLKKEKSYKYYAINDCVIYKGDYPKLINIEVYKGNEFVYMIRADGVIVATPNGSTAYSLSAGGPIVYPESDVIVLTPINPHNLFLRPIVFPACSKLNIVLKDNVVGVHLNIDGKDINNITANNNIHIEKSSSYSKFIKLTNKNFCKILREKFILKNKF
- the porU gene encoding type IX secretion system sortase PorU, with translation MFVFTTNVSADKNPIAILESNFDFLILQFDLGEYQIDHFNNFTVIEGAHFSYNYKEGAAKLPELSFIIGIPSKGNISFKTFDKKTSEIPLKNPILPYPKYVQEIGEETCRMIYEIQPEIYYNSLSPRDIVLTQPYIWRNQRVVKLIIHPFRAENNQLIITSEFRIRIDFGGSGHIKSEFKDKNFENVFRNKIINFDIAKNWSISQKREIPDNPFSNYRWFKIPITQDGIYKITKSQLVDFDIADEENLHAEYVRIFNGGGCSLDRNSYTGPSDLREIPVFLSQSGDDFSIYFYARDTNGNEMNPNYNGGGYNQHFNPYTGENIYWLTYITDLGVTVNNPSLHKTILQRRNPKETLNIYHYKEHFEEEELRLEPNGIKWFWYNFPGTGSNIKSFEFFVSNLVQNGNQKIMLKFNSRPDNTLSKFYLNNNEIHPYILSSSVWFSGDLFKNGNNRLDIQAYSSGSQTLSFNFYEVEYDKNLSLENNRVSFSLPEINTLYNIEIRNVRNSELQIFKVYDFDNVERIDSLYFENNKVYFTDSINNKDIKYFAVCQDGYISPSQIIEKYVPKVYYSYNENGQIIEENDKECYLRNNIKLANTDLIIICPEEYYEKSKELANFHSEIDSMTVLVTKLNDVYDEFSWGLPDVVAIRYFLHYAFDYYGVDSGHKVSYVILVGDGTNDFRNYDSITGDKNKILPFIKGTTPLDENYVCFNSSNPEMMIGRIPCQTITELEIVIDKIINYTTNPNYGFWRSRVMISADDVLQHGDNDQPQHTNTAECSLAVFIDDNVELIKIYGIDYPLDELSNKPEANEAIIKTINNGVAIFVYIGHGGYDVLGDEDYFRSSDISKLNNSDMLPFFYAGSCNVGHFDSNTFESMAEKMLLAKDRGAIASYASSRSGGYGPYGIVSKLVNEADRERRIGEIISTYSSSTYNLFGDPALRLVIPPSAGDITIADNYPDSLKARQTATLIGNITDADNRYEQIFAVVYDTDYQTTYYYVEPDGDQKYIDYYKKGKPIFKGPISCSQDTFSLRFIVPDDIYGSSKGHILAYAVNTDKTKDILMSYHKQSSPNNHNLIINGYSDAVNDGPPSINIWLDREEFKNGDYVSATPTLFANISDSNGINITNYPGHRILLTIDDYCEENITDYFIYNTDSYTDGTIEYKINNLSVGSHQLKLELFDNFNEGAGEEISFKIKETAKIKVRNVLNYPNPMKDFTYFTFYLDGDAVVDIEVFTISGKKIKTISDKICQPEYNQIFWDGKDNDGDSPASGVYFYKIILNSKRVNNVYKLIISH
- the rpsT gene encoding 30S ribosomal protein S20; the protein is MPEHKSCEKKLRADAKKRDNNRYVKKTIKTFVKKLKNASSKEEIKKMLPEVYSVLDKAVKKGVIHKNSAARRKSRLANFANKFMD
- a CDS encoding CDP-alcohol phosphatidyltransferase family protein; amino-acid sequence: MYSSKKRFASADFDTKTFITVPNIITMVRLIILPFILILLNKGYDIWAVALIIFCGFTDVLDGFLAKVLNQATAIGKILDPVVDKIFYLAILVFLMSERGFPLFAFIIIVVLEVFILAGGYILISKYKIIPSSSIFGKFAVCLISLSVFLYIINIKFFKVNIIFELSLQQIILILSIIILFFATLIYGLAAKAEIKKLKIDD